From the Streptomyces sp. Tu 2975 genome, one window contains:
- a CDS encoding ADP-ribosylglycohydrolase family protein, producing the protein MTTTRSTRTITKQAATGALTGLALGDALGFPTEFNDVPAILAKCGPWRQMELPTPAIVTDDTQMTLALARGIRTAMSRGLLVASRLVRPVREEFVDWYHSPENNRAPGRTCLVACQKLDSDLPWQAASQIGSKGCGANMRVAPVGLVPGLSEEQRSGAAQLQAALTHGHPTALAASDLTARAVFLLAQGAEPTGLVGQLRSYAYENRSRYLHRWLGDLWTYAHDATPEAFIARGWDECLQILERLAAALRSPEPELDPCLATGDGWIAEEALATGLLCFLMFPEEPLTAIRRAACTKGDSDSIACLAGAFAGAHLGAGAWPREWADRIEYRGELVTLGALWDA; encoded by the coding sequence ATGACCACGACGAGGAGCACCAGGACCATCACCAAGCAGGCCGCCACCGGGGCGCTGACCGGGCTCGCGCTCGGCGACGCCCTCGGCTTCCCGACCGAGTTCAACGACGTACCGGCCATCCTCGCCAAGTGCGGGCCGTGGCGGCAGATGGAACTCCCCACGCCCGCGATCGTCACCGACGACACCCAGATGACCCTCGCCCTCGCGCGCGGCATCCGCACGGCCATGTCGCGCGGCCTGCTCGTGGCGTCCAGGCTCGTCAGGCCGGTGCGCGAGGAGTTCGTCGACTGGTACCACTCCCCGGAGAACAACCGGGCCCCCGGCCGCACCTGTCTGGTCGCCTGCCAGAAGCTGGACAGCGACCTGCCGTGGCAGGCGGCCAGTCAGATCGGCTCCAAGGGCTGCGGGGCGAACATGCGCGTCGCGCCCGTCGGGCTCGTACCGGGCCTGAGCGAGGAACAGCGCTCCGGCGCCGCGCAGTTGCAGGCAGCACTCACCCACGGCCACCCGACCGCCCTCGCCGCGAGCGACCTCACGGCCCGCGCGGTGTTCCTGCTGGCGCAGGGGGCGGAGCCGACCGGCCTGGTGGGCCAGCTGCGCTCGTACGCGTACGAGAACCGCAGCCGGTACCTGCACCGCTGGCTCGGCGACCTCTGGACCTACGCGCACGACGCGACGCCTGAGGCGTTCATCGCGCGCGGGTGGGACGAGTGCCTGCAGATCCTCGAACGGCTCGCCGCCGCACTGCGCTCACCGGAACCGGAGCTCGACCCCTGCCTGGCCACCGGCGACGGCTGGATCGCGGAGGAGGCGCTCGCCACGGGCCTGCTGTGCTTCCTGATGTTCCCCGAGGAGCCCCTCACGGCCATCCGCCGGGCCGCCTGCACCAAGGGCGACTCCGACTCGATCGCCTGCCTCGCCGGCGCGTTCGCGGGGGCCCACCTCGGCGCCGGCGCGTGGCCGCGCGAATGGGCCGACCGGATCGAGTACCGCGGGGAGCTCGTGACCCTGGGAGCGCTCTGGGACGCCTGA
- a CDS encoding Rieske (2Fe-2S) protein encodes MDTSRRTVLAAGAAALVAGCGDDGGEDPATRPPDATPTEPGQDSPAPGGEELARTADIPVGGGKVFADKKIVVTQPESGEFKAFSAVCTHQGCTVANVSDGTINCLCHGSKFGLADAAVEAGPATKPLPPERITVSGDSIRRG; translated from the coding sequence ATGGACACGAGCCGACGGACGGTCCTCGCGGCGGGCGCGGCCGCGCTGGTGGCGGGATGCGGGGACGACGGCGGGGAGGATCCGGCCACCCGGCCGCCGGACGCCACGCCCACGGAGCCGGGGCAGGACTCCCCCGCTCCCGGCGGCGAGGAGCTCGCGAGGACGGCGGACATCCCGGTCGGCGGCGGCAAGGTCTTCGCCGACAAGAAGATCGTGGTGACGCAGCCGGAGTCCGGCGAATTCAAGGCGTTCTCCGCGGTCTGCACCCACCAGGGCTGCACGGTCGCGAACGTCTCCGACGGGACCATCAACTGTCTCTGCCACGGCAGCAAGTTCGGCCTCGCGGACGCCGCCGTGGAGGCGGGCCCGGCCACGAAGCCGCTGCCGCCGGAGCGGATCACGGTCTCGGGGGACTCGATCCGGCGGGGGTAG
- the aroH gene encoding chorismate mutase — MAVRAVRGAVQLEEDDAGHMGEQVGELLTAILERNGLAVDDLISVWFTATPDLHSDFPAAAARGLGIVDVPLICAQELDIAGAMPRVVRILAHVESDLPRSKIAHVYLGAAAALRKDIAQ; from the coding sequence GTGGCGGTACGAGCGGTCCGCGGAGCCGTCCAGCTGGAAGAGGACGACGCCGGACACATGGGCGAGCAGGTCGGCGAGCTGCTCACCGCCATTCTGGAGCGCAACGGCCTTGCCGTCGACGATCTGATCAGCGTCTGGTTCACCGCCACCCCGGACCTGCACAGCGACTTCCCCGCGGCCGCGGCGCGCGGGCTCGGTATCGTCGACGTGCCGCTGATCTGCGCGCAGGAACTCGACATCGCCGGGGCCATGCCGCGCGTCGTCCGTATCCTCGCGCACGTCGAGTCCGACCTGCCCCGGTCGAAGATCGCCCATGTCTACCTCGGCGCAGCCGCCGCCCTCCGCAAGGACATCGCCCAGTGA
- a CDS encoding prephenate dehydrogenase → MRTALVIGTGLIGTSAALALAGRGVTVHLVDHDAERARTAAALGAGTDERPEGRVDLAVVAVPPAHVATTLAEAMRAGVARGYLDVASVKGGPRRELEGMGLDLSAYIGTHPMSGKERSGPLAATADLFEGRPWVLTPTRETDTEVLNLALELVALCRAVPVVMDADAHDRAVALVSHTPQLISSMVAARLEDADDTAVRLCGQGIRDVTRIAASDPRMWVEILSANPGPVADVLAGVAADLDETVRALRSLQSSDESKRQDGADGIEDVLRRGNAGRVRVPGKHGTAPTAYEVVAVLISDQPGELARIFADTGRAGVNIEDVRIEHATGQQAGLVQLMVEPTAAPLLTAALRERGWSIRQ, encoded by the coding sequence GTGAGAACCGCGCTCGTCATCGGAACCGGACTGATCGGTACGTCCGCCGCGCTGGCCCTCGCGGGACGCGGCGTCACCGTGCACCTCGTCGACCACGACGCCGAGCGTGCCCGCACCGCCGCCGCACTCGGAGCCGGCACGGACGAGCGGCCTGAGGGTCGCGTCGACCTCGCCGTCGTCGCCGTGCCGCCGGCGCATGTCGCCACCACGCTCGCCGAGGCCATGCGCGCAGGCGTCGCCCGCGGCTACCTCGACGTGGCCAGCGTCAAGGGAGGCCCCCGCCGGGAGCTCGAGGGAATGGGCCTCGACCTGTCCGCCTACATCGGCACGCATCCGATGTCCGGCAAGGAACGCTCCGGCCCGCTGGCCGCCACCGCCGACCTCTTCGAGGGCCGCCCCTGGGTGCTGACCCCCACCCGGGAGACGGACACCGAGGTCCTCAACCTCGCCCTCGAGCTGGTCGCCCTCTGCCGCGCCGTGCCCGTCGTGATGGACGCGGACGCCCACGACAGGGCGGTCGCCCTCGTCTCCCACACGCCGCAGCTGATCTCCTCGATGGTGGCGGCGCGCCTGGAGGACGCCGACGACACCGCCGTACGGCTGTGCGGGCAGGGCATCCGCGACGTGACCCGGATCGCGGCGTCCGACCCCCGGATGTGGGTGGAGATCCTCTCCGCCAACCCCGGGCCGGTGGCCGACGTACTGGCCGGCGTCGCGGCGGACCTCGACGAGACGGTCCGCGCGCTGCGGTCCCTGCAGTCTTCTGACGAGTCCAAGCGCCAGGACGGCGCGGACGGCATCGAGGACGTCCTACGGCGCGGAAACGCCGGCCGGGTACGGGTGCCGGGCAAGCACGGCACGGCACCGACGGCCTATGAGGTCGTCGCCGTGCTGATCAGCGACCAGCCGGGCGAGCTGGCCCGAATCTTCGCCGACACCGGCCGTGCCGGCGTGAACATCGAGGACGTCCGCATCGAGCACGCGACCGGGCAGCAGGCCGGTCTCGTCCAGCTGATGGTCGAGCCCACGGCTGCGCCGCTGCTCACCGCCGCGCTGCGGGAACGGGGCTGGTCGATCCGCCAGTAG
- the cmk gene encoding (d)CMP kinase: MSDTVESVIVAIDGPSGTGKSSTSKAVASALGLSYLDTGAQYRAITWWMISNGIDVSDPAAIATASGKPVIESGTDPSAPTITVDGLDASGPIREQDVTSKVSAVSAVPEVRARITELQRSIAMAAKEGIVVEGRDIGTTVLPDADLKIFLTASAEARAARRSGELKGADVASTREALIKRDAADSSRKTSPLAKADDAVEVDTTDLTLQQVIECVVTLVEEKRGAADGTRKQAAR, encoded by the coding sequence GTGTCCGACACCGTGGAATCCGTGATCGTCGCCATCGATGGCCCCTCCGGCACGGGCAAGTCGAGCACCTCCAAGGCCGTCGCCTCCGCGCTGGGGCTGAGCTACCTCGACACCGGCGCGCAGTACCGCGCGATCACCTGGTGGATGATCAGCAACGGCATCGACGTGTCCGACCCCGCCGCGATCGCGACCGCTTCCGGGAAGCCCGTGATCGAGTCCGGTACCGACCCGTCGGCACCGACCATCACCGTCGACGGTCTCGACGCCTCCGGTCCGATCCGCGAGCAGGACGTCACCTCGAAGGTCAGCGCGGTCAGCGCGGTGCCCGAGGTGCGCGCCCGGATCACCGAACTGCAGCGTTCCATCGCCATGGCCGCCAAGGAGGGCATCGTCGTCGAGGGCCGTGACATCGGCACCACCGTCCTGCCCGACGCCGACCTGAAGATCTTCCTGACCGCGTCTGCGGAGGCCAGGGCGGCCCGCCGCAGCGGCGAGCTCAAGGGCGCCGACGTCGCGTCCACCCGTGAAGCCCTGATCAAGCGGGACGCGGCCGACTCCAGCCGTAAGACCTCGCCGCTCGCCAAGGCGGACGACGCGGTCGAGGTCGACACCACGGACCTCACGCTGCAGCAGGTCATCGAGTGCGTCGTCACCCTCGTCGAGGAGAAGCGGGGCGCCGCCGACGGCACGCGGAAGCAGGCCGCCCGGTGA
- a CDS encoding lysophospholipid acyltransferase family protein, giving the protein MYGLWKPRVLGAWRVPAAGPVILAVNHSHNIDGPMLMGTAPRPVHFLIKKEAFVGPLDPFLLGIGQVKVDRTTADRTAITAALGVLDDGGVLGIFPEGTRGEGDFASLRAGLAYFAVRSAAPIVPVAVLGSTERRGRLIKGLPPLRSKVDVVFGDAFEAGDGSGRRTRKALDEATVRIQEHLTAHLADAKRLTGR; this is encoded by the coding sequence ATGTACGGACTGTGGAAGCCGCGCGTCCTCGGCGCGTGGCGGGTCCCGGCAGCGGGGCCGGTCATCCTCGCGGTGAACCACTCGCACAACATCGACGGGCCGATGCTGATGGGCACCGCGCCCAGGCCCGTGCACTTCCTGATCAAGAAGGAGGCGTTCGTCGGCCCCCTGGACCCGTTCCTCTTGGGGATCGGACAGGTCAAGGTGGACCGTACGACCGCCGACCGCACCGCCATCACGGCCGCGCTCGGCGTGCTGGACGACGGCGGCGTCCTCGGGATCTTCCCCGAGGGCACCCGGGGTGAGGGTGACTTCGCCTCACTGCGTGCCGGGCTGGCGTACTTCGCGGTGCGCAGCGCCGCCCCGATCGTCCCGGTCGCGGTGCTGGGAAGTACCGAGCGCCGCGGACGGTTGATAAAGGGACTGCCTCCGCTGCGCAGCAAGGTGGACGTCGTCTTCGGCGACGCGTTCGAGGCCGGGGACGGCAGCGGACGCCGTACGCGCAAGGCGCTCGACGAGGCGACGGTGCGCATCCAGGAGCACCTGACCGCCCACCTGGCGGACGCGAAGCGCCTCACCGGGCGCTAG
- the der gene encoding ribosome biogenesis GTPase Der — protein MNDQHDHGALGDAEYAEFMELAAEEGFDVEDVEGAIEEAGHGPLPVLAVVGRPNVGKSTLVNRIIGRREAVVEDKPGVTRDRVTYEAEWAGRRFKVVDTGGWEQDVLGIDASVAAQAEYAIEAADAVVFVVDSTVGATDTDEAVVKLLRRAGKPVVLCANKVDGPSGEADATALWSLGLGQPHPVSSLHGRGTGDMLDAVLEALPEAPAQTFGTAVGGPRRIALIGRPNVGKSSLLNKVAREERVVVNELAGTTRDPVDELIELGGVTWKFVDTAGIRKRVHLQQGADYYASLRTAAAVEKAEVAVILIDATENISVQDQRIITMAVEAGRAIVVAYNKWDDLDEERRYYLEREIETEMQQVAWAPRVNVSALTGRHMEKLVPAIETALAGWETRVPTGRLNAFLGEIVAAHPHPIRGGKQPRILFGTQAGTKPPRFVLFASGFLEHGYRRFVERRLREEFGFEGTPIHISVRVREKRGRKK, from the coding sequence ATGAACGACCAGCACGACCACGGAGCGCTCGGCGACGCCGAGTACGCGGAGTTCATGGAGCTCGCCGCGGAAGAGGGCTTCGACGTCGAGGACGTCGAGGGCGCGATCGAGGAGGCCGGGCACGGCCCGCTGCCCGTCCTCGCCGTCGTCGGCCGACCGAACGTCGGCAAGTCGACCCTGGTGAACCGCATCATCGGCCGCCGCGAGGCGGTCGTCGAGGACAAGCCCGGCGTCACCCGCGACCGCGTCACCTACGAGGCCGAGTGGGCCGGCCGCCGCTTCAAGGTCGTCGACACGGGCGGCTGGGAGCAGGACGTCCTCGGCATCGATGCCTCCGTCGCCGCCCAGGCCGAGTACGCCATCGAGGCCGCCGACGCCGTCGTCTTCGTCGTCGACTCGACGGTCGGCGCGACCGACACCGACGAGGCGGTCGTCAAGCTGCTCCGCCGGGCCGGCAAGCCCGTCGTGCTCTGCGCCAACAAGGTCGACGGACCCAGCGGCGAGGCCGACGCGACGGCCCTGTGGTCGCTCGGCCTCGGCCAGCCCCACCCGGTCTCCTCGCTGCACGGCCGCGGTACGGGCGACATGCTCGACGCCGTCCTCGAGGCCCTGCCGGAGGCGCCGGCCCAGACCTTCGGCACCGCCGTCGGCGGTCCCCGCCGGATCGCCCTGATCGGCCGTCCGAACGTCGGCAAGTCGTCGCTGCTCAACAAGGTCGCCCGCGAGGAGCGCGTCGTCGTCAACGAGCTCGCGGGCACCACCCGCGACCCGGTCGACGAGCTCATCGAACTCGGCGGCGTGACCTGGAAGTTCGTCGACACCGCCGGTATCCGCAAGCGCGTCCACCTCCAGCAGGGCGCCGACTACTACGCCTCGCTGCGCACGGCCGCCGCCGTCGAGAAGGCGGAGGTCGCGGTCATCCTGATCGACGCGACGGAGAACATCAGCGTCCAGGACCAGCGCATCATCACCATGGCCGTCGAGGCCGGCCGCGCGATCGTCGTCGCCTACAACAAGTGGGACGACCTCGACGAGGAGCGCCGCTACTACCTCGAGCGCGAGATCGAGACCGAGATGCAGCAGGTCGCCTGGGCGCCCCGGGTGAACGTCTCCGCGCTCACCGGCCGCCACATGGAGAAGCTGGTCCCGGCGATCGAGACGGCGCTGGCGGGCTGGGAGACGCGTGTCCCGACCGGCCGGCTGAACGCGTTCCTCGGCGAGATCGTCGCCGCGCATCCGCACCCGATCCGCGGCGGCAAGCAGCCGCGCATCCTGTTCGGCACGCAGGCCGGCACCAAGCCGCCGCGGTTCGTGCTGTTCGCGTCCGGCTTCCTCGAGCACGGCTACCGCCGCTTCGTCGAGCGCCGGCTGCGTGAGGAGTTCGGTTTCGAGGGCACCCCGATCCACATCTCGGTGCGGGTGCGGGAGAAGCGCGGCCGCAAGAAGTAA